A single window of Flavobacterium sp. 140616W15 DNA harbors:
- the uvrA gene encoding excinuclease ABC subunit UvrA — translation MQIDLSTLDPKKNIIIKGAQVHNLKNVDVAIPRNKLVVITGLSGSGKSSLAFDTLYAEGQRRYVESLSSYARQFLGRLDKPKVEYIKGIAPAIAIEQKVNTTNARSTVGTSTEIYDYVKLLFARIGRTYSPISGQEVKKNTVTDVVTDVKSFELDSKWLLLAPIHLEKGRKLEDKLNVLLQQGFARILIDNEMVRLDEFATSLNTKKKQEILLIIDRIVVKEEEEFYNRLSDAVQTAFFEGKGICFLQELKTNKRFSYSNNFELDGITFLEPNPHLFSFNNPYGACPACEGYGNIIGIDADLVIPNTSLSVYENAIYPWRGESMSWFRDQLVNNSHKFDFPIHKPYFQLSEEHKELIWKGNQYFEGLNDFFKELEEKNYKIQNRVMLSRYRGKTKCHVCKGKRLRIEASYVKINDKTVSDLVDLPIQHLVTFFNKIELNVYEKQIAKRLLVEINNRLSFLTEVGLSYLTLNRNSSTLSGGESQRINLATSLGSSLVGSMYILDEPSIGLHPKDSERLIKVLLSLRDLGNTVIVVEHDEDIMKAADMIIDIGPEAGTFGGELVAQGTYDEILKSSSLTAKYLNGDLEIAVPKHRRKSKNHIQVIGARENNLKNIDVTFPLDVLTVITGVSGSGKSTLVKKILFPAIQKKLDNPAEKAGQFTEIKGSFSQIKHIEYVDQNPIGRSSRSNPVTYIKAYDDIRELYAKEKLSKIRGYQAKHFSFNVDGGRCETCKGEGSINVEMVFMADVQLPCETCGGKRFKKEVLEITFDHKNINDVLTMTIDDAISFFSVNNQTKITQKLQPLQDVGLGYVQLGQSSSTLSGGEAQRIKLASFLVKGATKDKALFVFDEPTTGLHFHDIKKLLASFDALIDKGHSIIVIEHNLDLIKCADWIIDLGPEGGENGGELLAEGIPEDIVKIKKSITGIYLKEKL, via the coding sequence ATGCAAATTGACCTTTCTACACTCGACCCAAAGAAAAACATCATCATTAAAGGTGCTCAAGTACATAACTTAAAAAATGTAGATGTTGCCATCCCAAGAAATAAACTTGTTGTTATTACTGGACTTTCGGGTTCAGGGAAATCAAGTTTAGCATTTGATACTTTGTATGCCGAAGGGCAACGTCGCTATGTAGAGAGCTTATCATCATATGCGCGTCAATTTTTAGGTCGTTTAGACAAACCAAAAGTCGAATACATAAAAGGAATTGCTCCGGCAATTGCTATTGAGCAAAAAGTAAACACCACCAATGCCCGTTCAACAGTAGGAACTTCTACAGAGATTTACGATTATGTAAAATTACTTTTTGCAAGAATTGGCCGTACATATTCTCCTATTTCTGGTCAAGAAGTCAAAAAAAATACCGTTACCGATGTCGTTACTGATGTAAAAAGCTTCGAGCTAGACAGTAAGTGGTTACTTCTTGCTCCTATTCATCTTGAAAAAGGAAGAAAACTAGAAGACAAACTTAATGTTTTACTACAACAAGGATTTGCACGTATTTTAATTGATAACGAAATGGTTCGTTTAGATGAATTTGCAACTTCACTTAATACAAAAAAGAAACAGGAAATTTTATTAATTATAGACAGAATCGTTGTAAAAGAAGAAGAAGAATTCTACAATCGTCTTTCAGATGCTGTTCAAACTGCTTTTTTTGAAGGAAAAGGAATTTGTTTTTTACAAGAACTAAAAACAAATAAAAGATTCAGTTACTCTAATAATTTTGAATTAGATGGAATCACATTTTTAGAACCTAATCCGCATTTATTCAGTTTTAATAATCCATATGGAGCTTGTCCTGCTTGCGAAGGATATGGAAATATTATTGGTATCGATGCCGATTTAGTAATTCCAAACACTTCTTTATCTGTATATGAGAATGCTATTTATCCTTGGCGTGGTGAAAGCATGAGCTGGTTTCGCGATCAATTGGTCAATAACTCCCATAAATTCGATTTCCCTATACACAAACCTTACTTCCAATTAAGCGAAGAACACAAAGAATTAATCTGGAAAGGAAATCAATACTTTGAAGGTCTAAATGATTTCTTCAAAGAGCTGGAAGAGAAAAATTACAAAATACAGAATAGAGTAATGCTTTCACGTTACCGTGGAAAAACAAAATGCCACGTTTGTAAAGGAAAGCGTCTAAGAATAGAAGCTTCTTATGTAAAAATAAACGACAAAACTGTTTCTGATTTGGTCGATTTACCAATTCAACATTTAGTTACTTTCTTCAACAAAATAGAACTGAATGTTTACGAGAAACAAATCGCAAAACGATTGCTAGTCGAAATCAATAATAGATTATCCTTTTTGACCGAAGTTGGACTTTCTTACCTTACCTTAAATCGAAATTCTTCGACTCTTTCTGGAGGAGAATCACAACGTATCAATTTAGCAACTTCTCTCGGAAGTAGCTTAGTGGGTTCTATGTACATCCTTGATGAACCAAGTATTGGTTTGCACCCAAAAGACTCTGAACGATTGATCAAAGTATTACTATCTCTTCGTGATTTAGGCAATACCGTAATTGTTGTAGAGCATGATGAAGACATCATGAAAGCCGCCGATATGATTATAGATATTGGACCTGAAGCAGGAACATTTGGAGGAGAATTAGTTGCTCAGGGAACATATGACGAAATATTAAAATCGTCTTCATTAACTGCTAAATACCTTAATGGTGATTTAGAAATAGCGGTTCCTAAACACCGACGAAAATCTAAGAACCACATACAAGTTATTGGTGCGCGGGAAAATAACCTTAAGAACATTGACGTTACATTTCCACTAGATGTTTTAACTGTAATTACTGGCGTTTCTGGTAGTGGAAAAAGCACGCTTGTTAAAAAGATTCTATTTCCTGCTATTCAGAAAAAGTTAGACAACCCAGCTGAAAAAGCAGGTCAGTTTACCGAAATAAAAGGATCTTTTTCGCAAATAAAACATATTGAATATGTAGATCAAAATCCTATCGGAAGAAGTTCTCGTTCTAATCCCGTAACTTACATAAAAGCTTATGATGATATCAGAGAACTATATGCTAAAGAGAAACTATCAAAAATAAGAGGTTATCAAGCCAAACATTTTTCATTTAATGTAGATGGTGGAAGATGCGAAACCTGCAAAGGAGAAGGCTCTATTAACGTTGAAATGGTTTTTATGGCCGATGTGCAATTACCATGTGAAACTTGTGGGGGTAAACGTTTCAAAAAAGAAGTTTTAGAAATTACTTTTGATCATAAAAACATCAATGATGTCCTAACCATGACTATTGATGATGCAATTAGTTTCTTTTCTGTAAACAATCAAACTAAAATTACTCAAAAATTACAGCCATTACAAGATGTTGGTTTAGGATATGTACAATTAGGACAATCCTCTTCTACCCTTTCTGGTGGTGAAGCTCAACGTATTAAACTAGCTTCATTCTTAGTTAAAGGCGCTACAAAAGACAAAGCACTATTTGTTTTTGATGAACCTACAACTGGGCTTCACTTTCACGATATCAAGAAATTATTAGCTTCATTTGACGCATTGATAGATAAAGGGCATTCTATAATTGTAATAGAACACAATCTTGACCTTATAAAATGTGCCGATTGGATAATTGATTTAGGCCCAGAAGGTGGAGAAAATGGTGGGGAATTATTAGCAGAAGGAATACCTGAAGATATAGTAAAGATAAAAAAATCTATAACAGGTATCTACTTAAAAGAAAAATTGTAA